The following are encoded together in the Oscillatoria sp. FACHB-1407 genome:
- a CDS encoding DUF1772 domain-containing protein, with translation MDFPHTFLLFCTVLIFYNLGLIWFAQIVIYPLFGKVGSEEYITYHQFYSSHIPLPVIIPGFASFLLPLVLIFVHPEAIPLWLVVANSGCALVSLFVTVALAIPRHNRLERNGKQEDVIQELIRYNWPRTLAITGSAVLTLMMVTLAFSPV, from the coding sequence ATGGATTTTCCCCACACTTTTTTGTTGTTTTGTACCGTACTCATCTTCTACAATCTCGGTTTAATCTGGTTTGCTCAAATCGTCATCTATCCACTGTTTGGCAAGGTTGGCTCTGAGGAATACATAACTTACCATCAGTTTTATTCGAGTCACATTCCCCTACCTGTGATCATTCCAGGATTTGCATCTTTTCTGTTGCCCTTGGTGTTGATTTTTGTGCATCCTGAAGCCATCCCGCTGTGGCTTGTTGTAGCCAATAGCGGGTGTGCCTTAGTGTCCCTGTTTGTCACAGTGGCGTTAGCTATCCCCCGCCATAACCGATTAGAGCGAAATGGCAAGCAAGAGGACGTAATTCAAGAATTAATCCGCTATAACTGGCCACGGACACTGGCTATTACTGGTTCTGCGGTATTGACGCTGATGATGGTGACATTGGCTTTTTCACCTGTGTAG